The following proteins are co-located in the Fluviicola sp. genome:
- the rhuM gene encoding RhuM family protein, whose protein sequence is MNLDNPQSFIFYTTSEGKDNVQVYVDESGQTVWMTQRGMSEVFGCSTDNISLHLKNIFNVGELNIDEVTEESSVTGADGKNYKTKLYNLDAIISVGYRVNSQNATRFRIWATGILKEYLVKGFAMDDERLKQGKSLFDKDYFDELLERIKEIRASERRFYQKITDIYAQCSVDYNPNSPVTQQFYATVQNKLEFAITKQTAAENISTTSLMNMNF, encoded by the coding sequence ATGAATTTAGATAATCCACAAAGCTTTATATTTTATACTACTAGTGAAGGTAAAGATAATGTTCAAGTTTATGTTGATGAAAGCGGACAAACTGTTTGGATGACCCAAAGAGGTATGTCTGAGGTTTTTGGATGTTCCACAGATAATATATCCCTTCACTTAAAGAATATTTTTAATGTAGGAGAATTGAATATTGATGAAGTTACCGAGGAATCCTCGGTAACTGGTGCTGACGGTAAAAATTATAAAACCAAACTGTATAATCTTGATGCTATTATTTCAGTTGGTTATCGGGTAAATTCTCAGAATGCGACAAGATTTCGAATATGGGCTACAGGTATTTTAAAGGAATACCTGGTGAAAGGATTCGCAATGGATGATGAGCGATTAAAGCAAGGTAAATCGTTATTTGACAAAGATTATTTTGATGAGTTATTAGAGCGGATAAAGGAAATTCGCGCTTCTGAAAGAAGGTTCTATCAAAAAATTACAGATATCTATGCCCAATGTAGTGTAGATTACAATCCAAATTCACCTGTTACGCAGCAGTTTTATGCTACAGTACAGAATAAATTAGAATTTGCGATCACTAAGCAAACGGCAGCAGAAAACATTTCAACAACCAGTTTAATGAATATGAACTTTTAA
- a CDS encoding sigma-54 dependent transcriptional regulator, whose protein sequence is MALDTKILLIEDDPTFAKIVTTFLTKKGYQVSSASNLQSGQQLLSSEKFDLLLLDYRLPDGIGLELIAKMGTQFPVLPVVIITSFDDVRTAVKSIQSGAFEYIIKPINPDELLLVIESALDKKEPSKKQESKPKNAQSFIKGESEVARRLYEYVDLVAPTEMSVMIIGESGTGKEHIARSIHNQSKRSGGPFIAVDCGVLSKELAASELFGHAKGAFTGALQDKVGLMEKANGGTLFLDEIGNLGYDVQIKLLRTLQERTIEPVGSGRSIPINIRLISATNENLLQEIGSGNFREDIYHRINEFKIQMPALRERGVDLELFIQYFVDQANQELDRSVKRLTPEIIQVFKKYDWPGNLRELRNVIKRSVLLSKDDVIGTELLPEEMISRAQTSNPNDLKLVQETNERELILNALIQTRYNKTKAAQLLNIDRKTLYSKMEKYELE, encoded by the coding sequence GTGGCTTTGGATACTAAAATCCTGTTAATCGAAGACGATCCGACGTTTGCAAAAATCGTAACTACTTTTCTCACAAAGAAAGGATACCAGGTAAGTTCTGCATCAAACCTGCAGTCCGGACAGCAATTACTGAGTTCGGAAAAATTCGATTTGTTACTATTGGATTACCGCTTACCGGATGGAATCGGATTGGAACTCATTGCCAAAATGGGAACTCAATTTCCCGTATTACCGGTTGTGATTATTACCAGTTTCGATGATGTACGCACAGCTGTAAAATCCATTCAATCGGGTGCGTTTGAGTACATTATCAAACCCATTAACCCGGACGAATTACTCCTGGTGATCGAATCGGCACTTGACAAAAAAGAACCTTCTAAAAAACAGGAATCAAAACCGAAAAACGCGCAATCATTCATCAAGGGAGAAAGTGAAGTTGCCAGGAGATTGTATGAATACGTAGACCTGGTTGCTCCTACAGAAATGTCGGTGATGATTATCGGGGAAAGCGGAACAGGGAAAGAACACATTGCGCGTTCCATCCACAACCAAAGTAAACGATCCGGCGGTCCTTTTATAGCCGTTGATTGCGGGGTTCTCTCCAAAGAACTGGCTGCAAGTGAATTATTCGGTCATGCCAAAGGTGCATTTACAGGTGCTTTGCAGGACAAGGTAGGATTGATGGAAAAAGCAAACGGAGGTACGTTGTTCCTGGATGAAATCGGGAACCTGGGTTACGACGTACAGATCAAATTACTGCGCACACTCCAGGAACGGACCATTGAACCGGTTGGAAGCGGGAGAAGTATTCCTATCAACATCCGGTTGATCAGTGCAACGAATGAAAACCTTCTTCAGGAAATCGGATCGGGAAATTTCCGGGAAGATATTTATCACCGGATCAATGAATTCAAGATCCAGATGCCAGCACTGCGCGAAAGAGGTGTTGACCTGGAATTATTCATTCAGTATTTTGTAGACCAGGCAAACCAGGAACTGGATCGCTCGGTGAAAAGGCTTACTCCGGAGATTATCCAGGTATTCAAAAAATACGATTGGCCGGGAAACCTGCGCGAGTTGCGCAATGTCATCAAACGCTCCGTTTTGTTGTCCAAGGACGATGTCATCGGTACCGAACTACTGCCGGAAGAAATGATCTCCCGTGCTCAGACCAGCAATCCGAACGATTTGAAACTGGTACAGGAAACCAACGAACGGGAACTGATTTTGAATGCGCTTATTCAAACCCGGTATAATAAAACCAAGGCCGCTCAGCTTTTAAATATCGACCGGAAAACGCTTTACAGCAAGATGGAGAAGTACGAGTTAGAGTGA
- a CDS encoding DUF3127 domain-containing protein: protein MFKISGILKVKNDTVQVSEKFSKREFVLTDNASMYPQDILFQLTQDKCSLIDGFNTQDQIEVSFNLRGREWTSPQGEVKYFNTLEAWRIEKVGSGSMGGGIPAGGPTAMNLDPIATPSASTAPSDDDDLPF, encoded by the coding sequence ATGTTTAAAATATCCGGAATCTTAAAGGTGAAGAATGATACAGTTCAAGTATCAGAAAAATTCTCAAAGAGAGAATTTGTTTTAACTGATAACGCAAGTATGTATCCTCAGGACATCTTGTTCCAGTTGACACAGGATAAGTGCAGCTTGATTGATGGATTCAACACACAAGACCAAATTGAAGTGTCCTTCAACCTGAGAGGACGCGAATGGACAAGCCCGCAGGGAGAAGTGAAATACTTCAACACCCTGGAAGCATGGAGAATTGAGAAAGTGGGATCCGGCTCCATGGGAGGTGGAATTCCGGCAGGAGGACCAACAGCAATGAACCTTGATCCGATTGCTACTCCAAGTGCTTCCACTGCACCTAGCGATGATGACGATTTACCATTCTAA
- a CDS encoding flavin reductase family protein — protein sequence MLTLDPKELPVPKLHGYLLGAIGPRPIAFASTIDENGVNNLSPFSFFNVFSAAPPILIFSPARNGRTNTTKDTYNNVKNIPEVVINIVNMDILHQMSLSSSPYGPEVDEFVKSGLTPVKSDTVKPMRVLEAPVQFECKVLEVKELGDQGGAGNLVICEVTKIHIHEEILAEDGTIDQKKINLVARMGGNWYCHANEASMFEVTKPITTIGVGFDQIPEDIRVSIILSGNDLAQLAGITELPNETDVNEYKLLELSDLFLTLEDEPAKLELALHERAKELINKNDIEGAWMTLLSFND from the coding sequence ATGTTAACGCTCGACCCGAAAGAACTTCCCGTACCCAAACTCCATGGATATTTACTTGGAGCCATTGGCCCGCGTCCCATCGCATTTGCTTCAACAATCGATGAAAACGGAGTCAATAATTTATCGCCGTTTAGTTTTTTCAATGTTTTTTCGGCTGCTCCGCCAATCCTGATATTCTCTCCGGCAAGAAACGGAAGAACGAATACAACAAAGGACACCTACAACAATGTCAAAAATATCCCGGAAGTGGTTATTAACATTGTGAATATGGATATCCTGCACCAGATGAGCCTGAGCAGTTCCCCTTACGGACCGGAAGTGGATGAATTCGTAAAGTCAGGCCTTACGCCGGTAAAATCCGATACGGTAAAACCGATGCGCGTTTTGGAAGCTCCTGTTCAGTTCGAATGCAAAGTGCTTGAAGTAAAAGAACTGGGAGACCAGGGCGGCGCAGGAAACCTGGTAATCTGTGAAGTAACCAAAATTCATATCCACGAGGAAATCCTGGCGGAAGACGGCACAATTGATCAAAAGAAGATCAACCTCGTTGCACGAATGGGCGGAAACTGGTATTGTCATGCCAATGAAGCTTCCATGTTTGAAGTTACCAAACCTATTACAACCATCGGAGTCGGTTTTGACCAAATCCCGGAAGATATTCGCGTCAGTATCATCCTGTCCGGGAACGACCTGGCACAGTTGGCAGGCATTACGGAATTGCCGAATGAAACGGATGTCAACGAATATAAATTATTGGAATTAAGCGATTTATTCCTAACTTTAGAAGACGAACCGGCAAAACTGGAACTCGCTTTACACGAACGTGCAAAAGAATTAATTAATAAAAATGATATTGAAGGAGCATGGATGACCCTGCTCTCTTTTAACGATTAA
- a CDS encoding choice-of-anchor L domain-containing protein, producing the protein MKYLFSLILFSQSFLASSQLITGGNNPADFIATALSSDNVSISNVSYSGSLSAICYFSANVQNMPFSSGVLMTTGIANFTVGPNDENNSGVDNGFPGYSPLTSMLAAASFNAAIVSFDVIPNGDTLKIRYVFGSEEYPEYVCSQSFGSGDGFAIYISGPGIPGGSQNIARLPNGAPITINTVNGGNPGNTGSGIGACQATNSQYFVNNGNGVQAPYNSNNTYVQFDGLTVPLTAKSAVTPGQMYQVIIAIADAGDGVFDSGVFLEEGGITAGINENTLENFVSIAYNPSNQQATIQITEYPENLTYTVVDLSGKVMQQSKITETTNIDLSDYASGMYLIRVEGSNGQVSKKVIR; encoded by the coding sequence ATGAAATACCTGTTTAGTCTGATTCTTTTCAGTCAGTCATTTTTAGCATCATCTCAATTAATTACCGGCGGGAACAATCCAGCTGATTTTATTGCAACCGCACTTTCAAGCGATAACGTTTCCATCTCAAATGTCAGTTATTCCGGATCTTTATCAGCCATTTGTTATTTCTCTGCAAATGTTCAGAATATGCCTTTTAGTTCAGGGGTATTGATGACCACCGGCATAGCTAATTTTACCGTAGGACCAAACGACGAGAACAATTCAGGTGTTGATAATGGTTTTCCCGGCTACTCTCCATTAACAAGTATGCTTGCCGCAGCATCCTTTAATGCAGCTATAGTTTCTTTTGATGTAATTCCCAATGGAGATACTTTAAAAATCAGGTATGTTTTTGGTTCGGAAGAATACCCCGAATATGTTTGTTCTCAATCTTTTGGTAGTGGTGATGGTTTTGCCATTTATATTTCCGGTCCGGGAATACCTGGAGGAAGTCAAAACATAGCACGTCTACCAAACGGTGCTCCAATCACCATTAATACTGTCAACGGTGGAAACCCGGGTAATACCGGCTCCGGAATAGGCGCTTGTCAGGCTACCAACTCACAGTACTTTGTAAACAATGGAAACGGAGTACAGGCCCCGTATAATTCTAATAATACTTACGTGCAATTTGATGGTTTAACGGTTCCGTTAACTGCCAAATCAGCAGTAACACCAGGACAAATGTACCAGGTTATTATTGCTATTGCAGATGCCGGAGACGGGGTATTCGATTCAGGAGTTTTTCTGGAAGAAGGTGGTATCACTGCCGGTATTAACGAAAACACACTGGAGAATTTTGTAAGTATCGCTTATAATCCCTCCAACCAGCAGGCAACTATTCAAATCACGGAATACCCCGAAAACCTGACCTATACCGTAGTAGATTTATCCGGGAAAGTCATGCAACAATCCAAAATCACCGAAACAACCAATATCGATTTAAGCGATTATGCTTCAGGAATGTATTTGATCCGTGTGGAAGGAAGTAATGGCCAGGTAAGCAAAAAAGTGATTCGCTGA
- a CDS encoding choice-of-anchor L domain-containing protein, translated as MKHLYHLIICLTPAFSFGQLLLGGSDPQQLVANVLSGSGVSISNVQHNGVLDAIAYFSSGSTVGLPYHSGFLMTTGSKYFAQGPNDSIGAGIKNNAPGLTLFNGAFAVESYDASVITFDVIPSGSTLKINYVFGSEEYSSNNSSSYQYNDGFGIFVSGPGINGTQNIARLPNTNPISIRTLNQSTNSQYFVNNGTGNLPPYNSDDQYLQYNGLSKPLTAFISNLSPGSSYHVILVIADGGDALLDSGVFLEEGGVTAGAAENTLDNFVSIAYNSSNQQATIQVTEYQEKLVYSVVDLSGKTMEQSKITETMNLDLSDYASGMYLILVEGSNGQVSKKVVR; from the coding sequence ATGAAACATCTCTACCACCTCATCATTTGCCTAACACCGGCATTTTCCTTCGGACAACTCCTTTTGGGCGGAAGCGATCCGCAGCAACTTGTTGCCAACGTTCTAAGTGGTTCGGGAGTAAGTATCTCCAATGTGCAACATAATGGCGTTCTGGATGCCATTGCTTATTTCTCATCCGGCAGTACTGTGGGGTTACCTTACCATTCCGGTTTTTTGATGACCACCGGTTCCAAATACTTTGCGCAGGGACCTAATGACTCAATCGGCGCAGGTATTAAAAATAATGCTCCTGGGCTTACTCTTTTTAACGGTGCATTCGCTGTTGAGTCCTACGACGCTTCTGTCATTACTTTCGACGTTATTCCGAGTGGAAGCACCTTGAAAATAAATTATGTATTTGGTTCCGAAGAATACTCCTCAAACAACTCATCCAGTTATCAATACAACGATGGCTTCGGAATTTTCGTATCGGGTCCGGGAATAAACGGAACACAAAACATTGCCCGTTTACCGAATACCAACCCTATTTCAATAAGAACCCTGAATCAATCAACAAATAGCCAGTACTTTGTTAACAATGGAACCGGAAATCTGCCTCCATATAACAGCGATGACCAGTATTTGCAATATAACGGATTAAGCAAACCATTAACTGCTTTCATTTCCAATCTGTCTCCTGGATCCTCATACCACGTGATACTGGTTATTGCAGATGGTGGTGATGCCCTTCTTGACTCAGGGGTTTTTCTGGAAGAAGGCGGAGTTACAGCTGGTGCGGCAGAAAACACACTGGATAACTTTGTAAGCATCGCTTATAATTCATCCAATCAGCAAGCGACCATTCAGGTAACGGAATACCAGGAAAAACTGGTTTATTCGGTTGTAGATCTATCCGGAAAGACCATGGAGCAGTCCAAAATCACCGAAACAATGAACCTTGATTTAAGTGATTATGCTTCGGGAATGTATTTGATCCTCGTGGAGGGAAGCAATGGCCAGGTCAGCAAAAAAGTGGTTCGCTAA
- a CDS encoding M1 family metallopeptidase codes for MKYLFFFYSLLLAATSSGQFSHADSLRGNYGSSRNWWDLKHYDLSVTFDINNKEIHGKNVITFSTKPVEGVYEKRTLQIDLQQPMIIDSVILGRGDRIPAASIKQDGNAYFIRYEDANYEGTDSKLTVYFHGKPKIAKRAPWDGGIVWTKDHNGKPWVSIACQGQGASVWFPCKDSQYDEPDAGVTMHYTCPGELVCVSNGSFIGKEINNLGQSTYSWKVTNPINNYCMIPYIGDYVNIHEHFAGENGNLEIDYWVLRGNEEKAKKQFQDAPRTLKALEYWFGPYPFYQDGYKLVEAPYLGMEHQSAVAYGNGFKNGYLGSDLSNTGVGLKWDFIIVHESGHEWYGNNITSKDIADMWIHEGFTCYSETLFTDYWFGKEDADKYCQGLRKNIMNDQPIIGPYGVNTEGSGDMYYKGANMLHTIRAIYGNDSLFRMMLRKMNADFYHQTVTTQQIEQFISKELNMDLSKVFDQYLRTKNPPTLQLKYSKKKVKFRWVNCVDGFNMPIMNGKQKLACTSKWGSYAIGHDYSFELNPNLYVIVQEKGLKYK; via the coding sequence ATGAAATACCTGTTCTTCTTTTACTCCTTGCTGCTTGCAGCCACTTCCTCCGGTCAATTCTCACATGCAGATTCGCTGCGTGGTAACTACGGTTCGTCCCGCAATTGGTGGGATTTGAAGCACTATGACCTGAGCGTTACGTTTGACATCAACAACAAGGAAATTCATGGGAAGAATGTCATCACCTTTTCCACAAAACCGGTTGAAGGAGTATACGAAAAGCGTACTTTACAGATTGACCTGCAGCAACCGATGATCATTGACAGTGTCATTTTAGGACGTGGAGATCGCATCCCGGCAGCAAGTATCAAACAAGACGGCAATGCTTATTTCATCCGTTATGAAGACGCTAATTATGAAGGAACCGATTCAAAACTGACCGTTTATTTCCACGGAAAACCCAAAATTGCAAAACGTGCACCCTGGGATGGCGGTATTGTCTGGACGAAAGATCACAATGGCAAACCGTGGGTTTCCATCGCCTGCCAGGGACAGGGAGCAAGCGTTTGGTTCCCGTGTAAAGATTCCCAATACGACGAACCGGACGCAGGTGTTACCATGCATTATACCTGTCCGGGCGAGTTGGTTTGTGTGAGTAACGGAAGCTTTATCGGTAAAGAAATCAACAACTTAGGTCAATCAACCTACTCTTGGAAAGTAACCAATCCGATCAATAACTACTGCATGATCCCTTACATTGGCGACTATGTAAACATCCACGAACACTTTGCAGGAGAAAACGGAAACCTGGAAATCGATTACTGGGTATTGAGAGGAAACGAAGAGAAAGCGAAAAAACAATTCCAGGACGCTCCCCGGACTTTAAAGGCTTTGGAATATTGGTTCGGTCCTTACCCCTTCTACCAGGACGGATACAAACTCGTGGAAGCCCCTTATTTGGGAATGGAGCACCAAAGCGCAGTAGCTTACGGGAATGGTTTTAAGAACGGGTATTTAGGTTCTGATCTGAGCAATACCGGTGTCGGATTGAAATGGGATTTCATCATCGTGCACGAAAGTGGTCACGAATGGTACGGAAACAACATCACTTCCAAAGACATCGCCGACATGTGGATTCACGAAGGATTTACCTGCTACAGCGAAACCTTGTTTACCGATTATTGGTTCGGGAAAGAAGATGCTGACAAATATTGCCAGGGACTCCGGAAAAATATCATGAACGACCAGCCGATTATCGGGCCATATGGAGTAAATACAGAAGGAAGCGGCGATATGTACTACAAAGGAGCGAATATGTTGCATACCATCCGCGCGATTTACGGAAACGATTCCTTATTCCGGATGATGCTTCGTAAAATGAATGCCGATTTTTACCATCAAACGGTTACTACGCAGCAAATCGAACAATTCATCTCGAAAGAACTGAACATGGATTTGTCCAAAGTATTCGACCAATATTTGCGAACCAAAAACCCACCGACTTTGCAATTGAAATACTCCAAAAAGAAAGTCAAATTCCGCTGGGTAAATTGTGTGGATGGCTTCAACATGCCGATTATGAATGGAAAGCAGAAACTGGCATGTACTTCCAAGTGGGGATCGTATGCAATCGGGCATGATTATTCATTCGAGCTGAATCCGAACCTGTATGTGATCGTCCAGGAAAAGGGATTAAAATATAAGTAG